Within the Salvia hispanica cultivar TCC Black 2014 chromosome 4, UniMelb_Shisp_WGS_1.0, whole genome shotgun sequence genome, the region tttatttgtaattaagtTTGAGATATTTATACGAAATttgactatttattttttttatggttacATTATGGAATTTCTAAAGAAAAACCCTTTATGAACGAGAGGGCTCCCCCAAAATGAATTACTGATGTCTAAATTGGAGAACgatgctccctccgtccataaaaagtTCTCATTTTATCGTATTAGGATATTCACataaaatagtttcatttatgaaaatgaaaagttttcatctcatattttacacacccttactttttctcatttcttccTTTACCTACATcaatcttactttactaattttttctcattctcttttattttatcaaatttttcattaaaatccgtaccgttcacaaatgagactattttttttggatggatAAAGTGGTGGACATTAGCGGTTGTTTTGGATACAAAATGCCACATGTTCCAATTGCATTGTGCGGAATAGTTCATTTTTATGAAACTTAagcatatatgcatataaaataaaaatagattctttaaaagaaatattgtGATCGAGTAAATAGTTCTACGAAAGAATGGATCATATTAACTTGAAAAGAAAGATTTGTACAAGTTATACTTTTTGTCACCACTTTGCGCAAAATGTATGATCTATTTTTGACAAACAAAGGGAGTTATATTCGTAGATCTATTTTTGACAAACAAAGGGAGTTATATTCGTAATTCCAATACTAGTTTGTTAGGGCATTTGTTTGAATTCAAATACTTGGATATTTGTAATTCCAATACTAGTTTGTTAGGCCATATGTTTGAATTGAAATACTTATCCAAATGACGCACGAATTTTTGTAAGGCATTATTGATGTTGTGAAACtctatactcccttcgtcccagataattttcCAGTTCCTTTTTCACattcgttttgtaaaaataataataaatagttaaagtggagtgaaagtaaagtaaaaaaaagaatattatagaGACTAGTCTtacctacattattctttctcttattttactttttctcaattttacctatttattattaattttgcaaaaCGAATGTGAAAAAGGaactgagacgaattatctgggacggagggagtaatataaatatagctTTAATTCCAACGACTATACTAAAACGAGACGattaataaactaattaatttttgggaTGGTTAGAGTCGGAAACAACTTAAGTTTTAGCATGGCCCTAAGTTTTAAATCTGATAACATCACggataaaaattactaatatgacattttaatattttattttattaaattacgtaaattttaatagtataacaTGAAAATACTAATGGATTTCTGTGATTCTACATATCCATCTTAGATGCTATACGAttgtaatataaaaatatcaattatatttagtttaatacaatatttagCAATGAattacttatttattaaatacataaatgaATGGATCATACACACCATGTATTATAATATATCAACCTTTACCACACGCTCCATACCAAACCaacctaattattttattagctGTCTATTACCCTACccttattataaatttatatatcatcTAAAAAtggtttaattaaataactgTATTATTCATAGTTCTTGTACagaacaacaaaataaactataattactaaagttaattttaaattctattaTCCAATCTTCCTTATACTACGTGAATCTTGATCAATGAAAAGATACTATCTATAACGGCGTAATCAATTGCATTTAtacttcaaataaatattgatacTGATCCTATATCTGCACTGcacaaattaatgattttatcCATATTTATGTAATTCTTATATGGCTATAACACAACTCGAattaaatgaacaaaaaaataattttttccctcaatgtataaaatatttatcacgtGTGATTTACACAGTATCGTagtaatttattgtatataaaaaaataaaaggaattttaaattagagaaaaagtgtgttttttttcgGCCCACGCCTGAAAAGgaattagaaataaataaaaaaagaaacccTAGTTTTTGAAATTCTCAGTTGAAGCAGAGCTGCAATTGTCTATATATTTAATCCCCTTCACATTCATGTTACCCAGtaaaaaatccccaaaatgAAAGACCTATATATTCAGCAGCCCTCACAATTGTTGCTTTTGCCTCTAGCTTGTGTCAGTTTCAGCAGTTGAAGGTCAAGCCCACCGCTACAGCGCCTTTTTCTCTCGCCGGCGAAGAATCGGATTCACCGTTTCTGCCGATCAACCGCCAACGGTAAATTCTTCACTTTTACTTCTCCGATTTTGTGTTTCAGTGTCGCGTGATGTTAGACTAGTGCAATTGCCCTACAATTTCACTTGAGAATTTCTTGTATGCTTGTTTTTATCGGTGAGAAGATTTCTCATGTATGTGTTGTTTGGTAATTTTGGGGGAATTGTAGCTTGTTTGATGAAATAATTGCGCGCATATcgaattttttctttttgtggaTGAAATTTGAGATTTAGCGATTTAGGTTTGGTCATGTGTGAGATTCTGAGATCTGTTTGATTTGGTTGTAGATGACTAATGATGCGGGTGATGAAGAAAAGGAGGAATTCGTGGAGGTTGATCCGACCAGTCGTTACGGTCGCTACGATGAGCTGATGGGGGCGGGGGCTGTGAAGAAAGTGTACAGAGCCTTCGACCAAGAAGAAGGCATCGAGGTGGCGTGGAACCAAGTTAAGCTGCGCAACTTTGCCGATGACGAGAGCATGATCAACCGGTTGTTTTCGGAGGTTGGATTGCTGCGGCAGCTGAAGAACAAGAACATCATCTCCCTGTACTCGGTGTGGCGGGACGAGAAGAGGAATACGCTGAATTTCATCACCGAGGCCTGCACTTCGGGGAATTTGAGGGAGTACAGGAAGAAGCACAAGCAAGTTTCAACAAAAGCTTTGAAGAAGTGGTCGAGGCAGATACTCAAGGGGCTGGACTATTTGCATTCTAGTGAGCCATGTGTAATTCACAGGGACCTCAATTGCAGCAATGTCTTCATCAATGGAAACATTGGTCAGGTATACATCTTGCTCCCTTTGTCTCTCTTTGCTTTACTGCACATAGCTTTAATGCCTAAGCTTTAGTGTCTCTTTGCTTCCTGCGTATGGTAGTTTTAATGTCTAAGCTTTAGTAATAGATATGGTGATGATTGATGGCACTGGGTTATGTGCCTACGATTGGATTTGTGAATCTGCAGGTTTAAACTTGTGGAAACATGGTTGTGATTATTTTCATCTAATTGATTCATGAAGGTTAAAATTGGTGATTTCGGCTTGGCAGTCACAGTTGGGAGAAATCATTCAGCTCATTCAGTGATAGGTACACCGGAGTTCATGGCACCTGAACTCTACGACGAGGACTACACAGAGCTAATAGATATATATTCATTCGGCATGTGCTTGCTCGAGCTGGTGACTCTAGAGGTACCCTACAGCGAGTGTGACAACGTTGCCAAGATATTCAAAAAGGTAACATCCGGTGTGAGACCGGAAGCCATGAAAAAGGTCAAGGACCCAGAGTTGGTAGCATTCATTGAGAAGTGCCTAGCTCAGCCAAGGGCTAGACCCTCTGCTGCTGATCTCCTCAAGGACCCCTTTTTTGATGGAATTTACGACGACGATGACGAAGAAAATGCTGATGAGTAAAGTAGAGTAGGTGATTCATGTAATTTTCTTTGGGGATTTTAGGTAacattgtttttgttttagccATTGGATTTTGAAAGGTGTGCCTTGGTTGTGGTTTCTCAggatttgatgtttttttttgttgtttagtCTTTTGAGTAACACCAAGGCCTGGTTTTGGCTGTGTAATCTGGTGTGGTTTTTGTATATAGAGCTTGAATTTGTTGATGAGTTGAACCATGCAGTGAAAGAGGCAATTGTGAATTGTACATATTGGATATCACCATTTGTGCAAGggcaaattttattttatctattcaattaattcaaGTGGCCACGCAGATGATTTGTTTATACAGGTTTGTGAAGAGGTAAATGCAATATAAGTTATACTATAACCCAAAAattgtactccttccgttccataatagtcgaagcatttcttttctgtacgaaaattaagaaaaatgtgtgtaatgtattaaataaaaagataggaaaaataagtgataagatatatgttgactttttactaaagggaaatgactcaactacaaTGAAACGtaccaaaaacataaaatgactcaactattaTGGAAGAGAGGGACTATACATGCAAAATGAGGTCAGAGAaaaaggagaaggagaagggaAACAACCTTTGAGTAGAAGATATGGGCATGTTTAGTTTGGCGTGAGGAGGGAGACATGGGCATCTGTTTTGATTTGCGTGAAGAGGAAAACATTAAGAGgttgaataaagtaagtattCTCCGCcgcaaaatgggaaaaaagtTGGCGTGGTAGGGCAGTTTCCAAGTTTCTGCCCGTTGACAAAGGAAAAAGTCATCCATCCAGCACAATAGATAAACTGGATTTTAGTTGGCCAATTGTTTATGAAAACGTTCTTAATCCGTTCAACTAGTACAAGTAGATTTTAGGATTTAGCATTTGTCTTCCAATTAAACAAATTCTGTGACCACGAGACAAATAAGAAAGTATTAGtgattacttaaaaaaaactccacgtaattttatttttcaaggtTAATAGCcgtttaaatcataaaatttggtaaattctggtctgtcccataaattttaaataatattattaaatcatgaatttttagttttttttcaattgtctCATCCATGTATAAAATATCGTGTTTTAACGATATTCAAAACGGCGTGTTTCGGTAATATAAAttctgttttttcttttataatcctttagtttcttattttattgaaatattgtcatttttaatatcaccAAAAGATGTTGATTTGTGTATGGATgtgacaaatgaaaaaaattgaaacttcgtgatttaatattccaatttcaaaCTTCATGGGACATAActgaatttgatcaaatttgatgatttaaatgactattattttttttaattattactgtTATTTTTCAATGCAAATTTTGTGGTAGTGCTACTATTACCTGATTtcactatttaaaaaataattaagtattacAAAAAAGAAGCCcgttaatttaaaatattttcatagagTGTGATTAGgattaaaatgtaaaatgataTTGACCTATATCTacaattatactagtataagaTTAAGATtgaaagtaattaaatagCTTTCGGACAATATTAAATTGCTTCGTCTTGTTGCACTCCTCTCCCTCATCACATCGttttcaaaatgaataaaCTTATCTTTAAACAATTCAAGTAAAGTATTATGTGAAATTCCACtctatacattttttttgttttagtcaCATGAAATTTAGTAGAAATAGGTTTGTATGTAAACCAAACACCAATTTATAATCCGAATACCAACCAGCCTCCAACCTTCACGCCACTGAAAACCTCATCTAgaccttttaatttttatcatcttTCATATCAAGatgcaaatcaaaataacaGGAACCTAAGcagtgtgaaaaaaaaatgcaaaaacatCTCTGATCTATGCATAGGATTACGAAACATTTACTTTTGTGACACTATATTACTGGCATTGGTAGGTATTGGACAGAATGACGCATAAGTTCACAAAAGCAAAAAGATTTTAGAGTCTGTCAGACAGCTGCCCCGGCCATCTTGACTGGACCAGAGTCGAGCCAAGAACGATCATCTACTGCACCACGAGCCAGAAACCTGACCCGAGGGGCTGTTAATCAGGCTCTAAGCCAGGCAGCCATGGTTCATCCACCAGACGTGGTTTCCTGTCTCCTTAGAAATCAAGGATACAGAGGTACGAGCCTATAGAACAGATCCTGTTCAAGTAAGGTCGTGACAGCTTCACCAAGCCATCACTTTATGTAGTTGATATTTACTCAGTTGAACTTCGATGTGGGATATTAATGCTCACAGTTTAACTAAGGGAATGGGTGTGATTGTTTTGATCTTAAAGAAGTGAGTTAGTTGATTAGGAAATTGGAATGTATAAGGAAACGTAACAAGTATTGAAGTGAGGATTTGAGCTGCTAAAGGTAAAGTCGGAGAGGAGTTGAAAGACGAGACATGCTTCAAACGTTTAcaagatatttaaaaaagatgTCATATACTATTACTATCTCTAACTCGATGCAATTACCATTATACTACATATTTGTTGCccaaacaaaatttttgtgGAATATAAGCTAACTGAATAGCTCATAATAGCCCAGGCCCAACAAGACACTTGTCTGAAATTGAGTGAATTCTAATTACGgagtattttgtttcaaaattttatcactttattttaaaatttttggaaagttgGTAAGTATATTAaactttttatgaaaaatttgttttaatttaatattgaaagttaTACACTccatatcattttaattttttatattattctaacgcttaaaataaaatgttcacttataaatgtttaaaaatgTGTTAGTAATTTTACTTCTCTTAGTGttaataatagttttaaagTCCAATTGGCTTAATGTGTCCGAAATTTCAAAGTTTAAAGTTAATGGTAATCAGTAATCACAGAgtattagaaatttagaaatagtgagaaaattataaatttgacaaaaatgtTGTGTTACTTCTAATAGTTAACTAGGGTGAAAGattatcttgaattttatagtatatagtgttaaaaataaaacaaaataaattactccgTTATCACAAGTCTTTGGTTGATTTCTCTTTTTGATGGCTTCCCATGGTTATTGGAttaatccttttttttctcattctctattAAAAGATTCATCCACAAAAAAGATATGTTAATTGTAGAGATGTTAATTGACATACTTATAATATCATATGtttgtatatacaaatatttccATATTAAATGGCCACAATTTGCAGATACGTACTGAAACTCATGTATGGCTATAGCGCTTATACATGAAGGGAAAGAGTAAATCAACAAAAGTAATATGAATGAAATCTATGTATGAGTTTGATGTTAGAAAAGAGTAATATATGTAAGTGTGACAAGCATCagtggacggactaaaaagaaaaaagtaatgagaGACGGAGGGCTAGTATCGAAGAATAAAAGGAATTCCGGCAAAAACAAGTAACCCTATGTAAATGTAAACTGAAATTATAAGCCTATACATTGTTAATCGATCTTTTCGACTTCCATCGAATCCAATACAAAAAATACTGGTGACGCGAATACGATCTACGATTTCTCCTCATCTATGCATCTCTGATCTCTCTCCCCTTTTGCGAGCTAAATACATTTGCTGCAACAAAATACTATCAGTGAAGGAAACAGTTAATTCATGATAATATTACTAGTCATTCAATTTGTTAGAGCATTGAGTAAAGCAGTtagatatactccctccgtttcgctATAGTTGAGGTggaacttttgggcacggagttttagaaatgaatgttgagtgtgttaaataaatagataaaaaattaagagagaggtaaaagtaaagagaataaagtaagagagagtaaaaagttaccatatatggaaatgattcaactaaaaagaaacttctcgaaatgataaaatgactcaactatggcgaaacggaGACAGTAGATGATTTTACAACAAGAGTAGTCCATCATTTATtcgaaattgaaaattgagaaaagttaaaaaaaatgatatacctGGAATGAGGGTATTTGAGCTTGGCGTTGTTGTGCCTCAAAGTAGTCTTGCAGCTGCTGGAGCTGCTGGAGAAAAAGTGAATCCAACCGATCATGCTCATGTTCAAACTGTGTGTGATCGCTTGCATCATAAGAGCCAATCGCAGTGATTTCTTTCTCTTGAGCCGCccgttgttgttgttgctgctgctgATGCGCGGACGGATCGATGTAGGTGGCCAATTCCGTCTTGGAATTATCCAAAGCGGCATGGATCTGGTCGATCTGCTGTTTGAGGTTGGAGATATGGCGGAGGTAGCTGTGGATGGGATCGCGGAGGAGGTGCTCCGCCTCATATGCCAGTGAATTAGCGGCGGCCTCGCGCTGGCTGGGATCCAATTCGGTCAGAACCTTGGCGACGTTACTGCCGCCGAACACCTCATCGACGTTGCTGAACCTCTTAGGATTTTCCGCCGGAAAATACGGCGCCAGCGGGCAATCCTCTGCGCACTTACGCTTCAGGCATTTGCACGCACCGCACCGCGgcgtcatttttattttctgcgACTCATACAAAAATCATCCAGAATCAATCCACCTCACcttccaaatttcaaattcactaCAGAATTATTAAACAGGAATTGAAGAAATGTGAATGCATCAACAAAACTCGGTGAATCAACTCACTGAGTTTGTTTTCCAATGCTGCAgatccaaaaaaagaaaaagaaaaagaaaagagaaaactCTTGAACGACAAACATCCTTTTTTGTGTGAATCTAGATAATTCTTCAACAATACATTCCAAAATTCAACAAAGAAATTGCAGGAAGTTATGTTTCTCACACAATCTGCGAGTcggaaaaacaaaaaagaaatgtgaaaacTGAAGAATCAAGGGTGGATCAACGTGAAAAAATGGAAACGAGAGTGGAAATGAAGCTTGGGGTGATTTTCTTCATACCTGTGATTTTGGTGGGAAGGAAGAATTGAGATTGCTGTGACGAAGAAGACGCTTTTAGTTAGTTTAACACTTTTACTGAATGATGATTGTGACTCTACGAAtaattttttcgattttttcaCAATTTCCAATTGGCgcttctttattaattttactatcaATTACTACCTACTAATCAATACTAACGCATCCAATATCGAATCGAATATGATTAGTAATACTCCACTGACTAGTACATCTTCAAAACTAGCTATAAAAGAGGAGGCATGTACACAATGAAACTCATACCTTTCTGTGCCTTTTGGCTAAGATCAAATGTAGTCTTATCAgttaatatatgaaatattggTCATTTGCTCACgcgatattaaatttattttttgaggaGAAGACCCATCAAAATAGCTTGCTACTTGACTCCAATCTCTACTTAAATTTATGAAGGAGATATATGTTCATCTGTAATGCCATtttagaaagagaaaaactaTATAAGGAAAAGTGACAAGTATTGAagatgattaaaaaaaaagaagtaaaagaTTTGACCCAATTGTGATATGGGTGtgtatattataatttgtatGTACACCAAATGGAGTAAATAAATCAATGATTGAGAATCGTTCATGCTATTGTACCAGTTCATAGGCTGCAATCATTCACAAAGAGCTCCGAATAAAAACAAGGAGACTTATTATCCCACATCGTATATGAGAGTCAAgttattttgaaaaactaagTATAAAAGAGGTCGTATGTTAATGTTAAAGCTCATACCTTTCTCGGCCTTTTGGCTAAGATCAAGTGTAGTATCTGTTCTTATCAGTTTAATATCTGATATGTGGACCATCGGTTCACacgatattaaatttattttttgagggGGAAGACCCGTCAAAGTAGCTTGCTACTTGGGCCTTCAAGCGTCGCCCTTGTGTTGCACTATTGCATGGGCCTGGCGCACCCCACCATTTCTAGTCCAATCTTTACTTAGAGTGTACTGATCTTGGGTAATAGCTTTACTGAGTAGTTTTTTGTTATAGCTTTATAAATATTTGCTGCATTACAAGGCCACTACAAACTGTCATATGTATGTCTGCAGATACAGAAACTCACATACATGAGAGGAATATATAGATTTGAAAGAGTAAATCTAGAAGAAGGGAATATGAACTAATAGAGCATCCTATGGGTTTGATATGAGAAAAGATGCTTCAAGAGCTGCACCTCCTTGGCATGACACAGAAGGAGGGCTACGACGAGGACCGAGCTGCAACAAAATAGCAACAAGGATAGATTACATGATGATCATGCTGCATTTATATGATCAAAGACACACACACAGacattgattatttataaattaacaaGGTATTGAAATACTTATACAAGTTGAGACATTAGTTTTGTATGTAAAATGTAAACTAATCAGTAAAAATATGGATTAAGAAACCTGTGTAAAGCTATTAAGGGAGATACTTGTCCAGCTCTAAtgccaaaagaaaaaagttatataAGTCTGTCAGACAGCTGCCCGGCCATCTTGACTGACCGGAGTCGAGCCAAGAACGATCATCTACTGCAACACGAGCCAGAAACCTGACCCCGAGGCGCTGTTATTCACGCTCTAGCCAGGCAGCCACGGTTCATCCACCAGACGTGGTTTCCTGTCTCCTTAGAAATCAAGGATACAGAGGTACGAGCCTATAGAAGAGATCCTGTTCAAGTAAGGTCGTGGCTGCTTCACCATGCAATCCATACttgtcttttttttagtaagaAATCGATGTGGGTTAGTAATACTCATAGTTTCAATTGTGTTGGGTGTGATTAATTTATGTGTAGGACTcttttttgtataaattgatGGTGGAATGttgatatgaaaatttatgatttaagtATATCTCTTCTTGTGCATTTGTTTTCATGCatcattcttttcattttccaaaaaaaataaaatactaaccaataataattattcaattaccTCATGCTAGCTCGTATTAGTGACTTGAGTTTCTATTTAAGAAACGtcttatattaaataaaaatacgaTTAATCATTGACTTACGTCTTTGCTcactctttaattttatacatttttttatatacaaatagtagtaacatttttgTTGGAGTTCACCAAAAAAAGAACTTCTATTTCGGTAATAATTTGCATGGCCTAATATAGGTCTCaagaaagaaaacataaacCAATTGActcaccatttttttctcctttattattactaggagtactattttattagtacCTGTATATACATTGATTATAACTATACCATAAAGCaaaattgtgaaataaaacaataattatctCACGGAAAATCAAGATTAAAATTTACTCCTCttcatgagagagagagaagaaaacaTTAACTAGTATCGAGATTAAACCTACTCCATATAATTAAGTTTGAATAGGTATTCATCATATTAAAGAGGTTAGCcgatatttcaaatttaatgcaCAATATAGCTCtgcaaattatttaaaaaacaattagtTAGGCTCCAAAATTTATAGCAAACCCAATCAAATGTTTGGTGCATCTTTGTAATCtgacttatttaatttattgttgtatctatattaaatattactccctccgtcccgcttaagatgacacgttttcctttttagtttgtcccaactaagatgacacatttccttttttggtaactttctctctccaattaatacactcaaccactttttctcactcctattaaaatatccatctttctttatctctctactttaatacttagacacacattctctctctccaattaaacactttaaccaataacttctaaaaccccgtgccggctaagcaatgtgtcatcttagccgggacggagggagtacaaattcATTAAACTTTTCATGCATCGAGCAAACCTAGACAAGATTTTTGATGCATATAAAAACTGATCAAATTTACaaagtttaaataataaaaaagattacaaTAAATTGAAGCTATAAATACAAATGCCAAAGTTGttataacaaaaatacaaattagtgtattaaaaaaacCAAGTGTAGAATATGAAAGCTCAACATATGCTGTAATCAGAGATGGACTGGAAATATTGCATAGAATTAGGGAGAATGCCACAAATACccctcttttttctctcttccctaatttgaataatactaatatttatgaataaat harbors:
- the LOC125222124 gene encoding LOB domain-containing protein 25-like; the protein is MTPRCGACKCLKRKCAEDCPLAPYFPAENPKRFSNVDEVFGGSNVAKVLTELDPSQREAAANSLAYEAEHLLRDPIHSYLRHISNLKQQIDQIHAALDNSKTELATYIDPSAHQQQQQQQRAAQEKEITAIGSYDASDHTQFEHEHDRLDSLFLQQLQQLQDYFEAQQRQAQIPSFQYFVAANVFSSQKGREIRDA
- the LOC125222123 gene encoding probable serine/threonine-protein kinase WNK11 yields the protein MTNDAGDEEKEEFVEVDPTSRYGRYDELMGAGAVKKVYRAFDQEEGIEVAWNQVKLRNFADDESMINRLFSEVGLLRQLKNKNIISLYSVWRDEKRNTLNFITEACTSGNLREYRKKHKQVSTKALKKWSRQILKGLDYLHSSEPCVIHRDLNCSNVFINGNIGQVKIGDFGLAVTVGRNHSAHSVIGTPEFMAPELYDEDYTELIDIYSFGMCLLELVTLEVPYSECDNVAKIFKKVTSGVRPEAMKKVKDPELVAFIEKCLAQPRARPSAADLLKDPFFDGIYDDDDEENADE